The sequence below is a genomic window from Perca flavescens isolate YP-PL-M2 chromosome 24, PFLA_1.0, whole genome shotgun sequence.
TGAGGATAACAAAATCTACCTCCCAGCTCACTAGTATATCTTATTTGTCTAATCCATACAAAAAAGTttgataataatataataatttaccATTCTATGGGGGTTAAAAAATATGATTTCTTGGCCTTGGTTGCAAGGCAATTGCACCCAGcaatataatgtgttaattttGTTACCTTCaggcagagccaggctagctatttccctctgtttttagtctttgtgctaagctaagctaaccaacaCAGACTGTAGCCATATATTTTAACGGACAGACATAATAGTAGTATCAATCTTCCCATCAAACTCTCCACCAGAAAGTGATTTTGCATATTTTGCTTATTTTTGTCAAACCTGCCCTTTAAAAGCTATTTATTTCTGGATAGGTCACCATAGAAGGTAAATATCTGGTTTAGCTGAAGTTGGAAGGACAAATTGATTTGATTCCGCCTCCAAAATCTTAAACCTTTCAGGATGACACGCCAAGATTTGACCTTTTGACAAGCCTTCGTTTCCAAGCCCTAATTTAATTCTAAGTGGGCAGTGTGAACTCAACCCTtctgttgtcttcccgtcgattATGAAAAAAACTCTTATGTTGTCCCTTCTCAACATTTTTGTTCCTTTATATCAACAGTTTTATAgcttttttagatgttttggctgtttttttttcaacttttttgtaCCTTTGTCTGACTTTTTTGACGCCTTTTCCAGCGTTTTTGACGTTTTCTTCTCgtgtttttgacttttttttttaatagttgttTTTGTCgacttttcaacattttttaagcttttcccttttccttttttcGACGTcccaaatttgacccaaggacaacatgagggttaaatgAACCGACAAAAAGTGAGGGTTCTTCTCTTTTCTGTGGGTGTGGACTAAAGAAAACAAACTGTACGGTAGAGACATGATGTGATCCCCGGTCTACGTCACAGGGAGGAGCGTCAGCAGTGGCAGGAGGAAGGCCAGGGAGAGGAGAAGCGGCCGGTTGGACATCGCCGCCGAAGGGACGGGACGCTTCCTCCTGGGCCCATTGCAGAGCGGAGTGTTGCAGCAGGAGATGCAGACTGAGTTCAGCCTGCCGGTGCAGAACTGCTGGTAGCCAGAGGAGGCGATGAGGCAAGCCCCAGAGGAGGCACAGGACTTCCGATAATGGattcctgcaacaacaacaaaaataactaaattTGTAGTGTGTCCACACAGAGAAAGCACAGTTTTTGGCAGGTCATCCTTTCTTTCAGATGTTAAGCATGTTGCAAACAACAGATTAATTTCCCCCCTGCTGTAATTGGATTGCTTAGATTGAAAATGTAACGTATAACAGACTTGTGTTTTGCAATGCTGCAGCATTTTATTGCACTACAGGGCTATGGAGCTATTGACTTCCTGTCTGCTCTTATTAAGTAATGCTTGTCAGTGTGAGGTAGCCTATATGTTACAACACTTTGTATGCTtgtatgaagaagaaaaactcaTATACTGTAATgctgtaactttttttattgcacTCCAGAGCCACTGACTCCCTTATCAAGTGCTGTTTCTCCATCTGGTATATATTGGTATATATTGCGTTTCTAT
It includes:
- the LOC114551185 gene encoding ly6/PLAUR domain-containing protein 1, with product MRLLVFATLFGVLLDAGDALQIQCYQCEEMKQNDCSAPEYIVNCTVNVQDMCQKEVLVKPDGIHYRKSCASSGACLIASSGYQQFCTGRLNSVCISCCNTPLCNGPRRKRPVPSAAMSNRPLLLSLAFLLPLLTLLPVT